One window of the Camelina sativa cultivar DH55 chromosome 1, Cs, whole genome shotgun sequence genome contains the following:
- the LOC104728709 gene encoding pentatricopeptide repeat-containing protein At3g06920 gives MRMRMRMRMLLRPGIIFHTDTKSSRVVVTVCKQLSSLSDNGENHEKPYTFEGNRQTVDDICNVLETGPWGPSAENALSALSFKPQPEFVIGVLRRLKDVNRAIEYFRWYERRTELPHCPESYNSLLLLMARCRNFDALEQILGEMSVAGFGPSVNTCIEMVLSCVKVNKLREGFDVVQMMRKFKFRPAFSAYTTLIGAFSAINHSDMMLTLFQQMQELGYEPTVHLFTTLIRGFAKEGRVDSALSLLDEMKSSSLDADIVLYNVCIDSFGKVGKVDMAWKFFHEIEANGLKPDEVTYTSMIGVLCKANRLDEAVEMFEHLEKNRRVPCTYAYNTMIMGYGSAGKFDEAYSLLERQRAKGSIPSVIAYNCILTCLRKMGKVDEALRMFEEMKKDAAPNLSTYNILIDMLCRAGKLDYAFKLRDSMQKAGLFPNVRTVNIMVDRLCKSQKLDEACSIFEEMDYKFCTPDEITFCSLIDGLGKVGRVDDAYKIYEKMLDSDCRTNSIVYTSLIRNFFNHGRKEDGHKIYKEMINQNCSPDLQLLNTYMDCMFKAGEPEKGRAMFEEIKAHRFVPDARSYSILIHGLIKAGFANETYELFYSMKEQGCVLDTRAYNIVIDGFCKCGKVNKAYQLLEEMKTKGFEPTVVTYGSVIDGLAKIDRLDEAYMLFEEAKSKRIELNVVIYSSLIDGFGKVGRIDEAYLILEELMQKGLTPNVYTWNSLLDALVKAEEINEALVCFQSMKELKCTPNQVTYGILINGLCKVRKFNKAFVYWQEMQKQGMKPSTISYTTMISGLAKAGNIAEAGALFDRFKANGGVPDSACYNAMIEGLSNGNRAMEAFSLFEETRRKGLHIHTKTCVVLLDTLHKNDCLEQAAIVGAVLRETGKARHAARSW, from the exons ATGCGCATGCGGATGCGGATGCGGATGCTACTAAGACCAG GTATTATATTTCACACCGATACAAAATCCTCTCGTGTTGTTGTCACAGTTTGTAAGCAATTATCATCTTTGTCTGATAATGGCGAAAATCATGAGAAACCATATACATTTGAGGGTAATAGGCAAACTGTTGATGATATTTGCAATGTTTTGGAGACTGGTCCATGGGGACCTTCAGCTGAGAATGCTCTATCTGCTCTAAGCTTTAAACCACAACCAGAATTTGTCATTGGGGTTTTACGGAGGCTGAAAGATGTTAACCGGGCGATTGAGTATTTCCGTTGGTATGAGAGGAGAACCGAGCTGCCTCATTGTCCTGAATCATACAACTCCTTGCTTTTGTTGATGGCTCGTTGCAGAAATTTTGATGCTTTGGAACAGATTCTTGGAGAAATGAGTGTTGCAGGATTTGGTCCTTCTGTTAATACTTGTATTGAGATGGTTTTGAGCTGTGTTAAGGTGAATAAGCTTAGGGAAGGTTTTGATGTTGTGCAGATGATGAGGAAGTTCAAGTTTCGACCTGCTTTTTCAGCTTACACAACTCTTATCGGTGCTTTTTCAGCTATTAATCATTCTGATATGATGTTGACTCTCTTTCAGCAGATGCAGGAGTTAGGGTATGAACCAACTGTTCATCTGTTTACGACATTGATTCGGGGATTTGCCAAAGAGGGTCGAGTTGATTCTGCTCTATCTTTGCTTGATGAGATGAAGAGCAGCTCTCTTGATGCCGACATTGTTCTTTATAATGTATGCATAGATAGCTTTGGTAAAGTGGGCAAGGTTGATATGGCATGGAAATTTTTTCACGAGATAGAAGCGAATGGTTTAAAGCCTGATGAAGTCACTTATACTAGCATGATAGGAGTTCTGTGCAAGGCAAACAGATTGGATGAAGCTGTGGAGATGTTTGAGCATTTAGAGAAGAATAGACGGGTCCCTTGCACTTATGCTTACAACACGATGATTATGGGTTATGGTTCGGCTGGAAAATTTGATGAAGCATACAGTCTCCTAGAGAGACAAAGGGCAAAGGGCTCTATACCGAGTGTGATCGCATATAATTGCATTCTTACATGCTTAAGAAAGATGGGAAAAGTGGACGAAGCTTTGAGAATGTTTGAGGAGATGAAAAAAGATGCTGCTCCAAATCTTTCAACCTATAATATTCTCATTGACATGCTGTGTAGAGCTGGTAAACTTGACTATGCTTTTAAGCTACGTGATTCTATGCAGAAGGCTGGTCTGTTTCCTAATGTTAGGACAGTGAACATAATGGTTGATCGGCTCTGTAAATCCCAAAAGCTTGATGAAGCATGTTCTATATTTGAGGAGATGGACTATAAGTTTTGTACCCCAGATGAGATTACATTTTGTTCCCTCATAGATGGCTTAGGGAAGGTCGGAAGAGTTGATGACGCTTACAAAATCTATGAGAAGATGCTGGATTCTGATTGTCGTACTAACTCTATTGTTTACACATCCCTGATAAGGAACTTCTTCAACCACGGTAGAAAAGAAGATGGACACAAGATATACAAGGAGATGATTAATCAAAATTGTTCTCCTGACTTGCAGCTTCTTAATACGTACATGGACTGCATGTTCAAAGCTGGAGAACCAGAAAAGGGAAGGGCGATGTTTGAAGAAATAAAAGCCCATCGGTTTGTCCCAGATGCTCGAAGCTACTCGATTTTAATTCATGGACTAATAAAAGCAGGGTTTGCAAATGAAACGTATGAGTTGTTTTATTCCATGAAAGAGCAAGGCTGTGTCTTGGACACACGTGCTTACAATATTGTCATTGACGGTTTCTGCAAGTGCGGAAAAGTTAACAAAGCTTATCAGCTGCTGGAGGAAATGAAGACGAAAGGTTTTGAGCCAACTGTCGTTACGTATGGTTCGGTCATTGACGGGCTTGCAAAAATTGATCGGCTTGATGAAGCTTATATGCTCTTTGAGGAAGCAAAATCAAAGAGAATAGAGCTAAACGTGGTAATTTACAGTAGTCTTATTGATGGGTTTGGGAAAGTTGGTAGGATAGATGAAGCTTACCTTATCCTGGAAGAGCTTATGCAGAAAGGATTAACACCTAATGTCTACACATGGAACTCATTGCTTGATGCATTGGTCAAGGCTGAGGAAATCAATGAAGCCCTTGTCTGTTTTCAGTCGATGAAAGAATTGAAATGCACGCCAAACCAAGTTACTTATGGTATCCTAATTAATGGTCTTTGTAAGGTCAGGAAGTTCAATAAAGCCTTTGTCTATTGGCAAGAGATGCAGAAACAGGGAATGAAACCTAGCACTATTTCTTACACCACCATGATATCGGGACTTGCAAAGGCTGGGAATATTGCAGAGGCTGGGGCTCTCTTTGATCGGTTTAAGGCTAATGGTGGTGTTCCAGACTCTGCTTGTTATAATGCCATGATAGAAGGTCTAAGTAACGGGAACAGGGCAATGgaagctttttctctctttgaggAAACACGTCGAAAAGGATTACACATCCATACTAAAACCTGTGTTGTTCTTTTGGATACTTTGCATAAAAATGATTGTCTTGAGCAAGCAGCTATTGTTGGCGCTGTTTTGAGGGAAACAGGAAAGGCACGGCATGCTGCACGATCTTGGTAG
- the LOC104728794 gene encoding ubiquitin-like-specific protease 1A isoform X2, with protein sequence MISTDTSMESVENVAMEVEEKAEMGNRLFSEVVNLKNGSLMVDDGSQANSSFVLNHPVTDVTSYEAYTKVVKSAENRTSKLKDKGFGDVVKERGRALLRSLFSFSFSFWKQNEEPVEDVRREAFLPLSREEETMVKRAFSASDPTILVAHENSNIDITGKILRCLKPGEWLNDEVINLYMVLLKEREAREPKKFLKCHFFNTFFFTKLVNSRTGYNYGAVRRWTSVKRLGYYLKDCDKIFIPIHKNIHWTLAVINIKDRKLQYLDSFKGREPKILDALARYFVDEVNDKSKVDLDVSGWRQEFVQDLPMQRNGYDCGIFMLKYIDFYSRGLDLCFTQEQMPYFRDRTAKEILQLKAE encoded by the exons ATGATATCTACTGATACTAGTATGGAGAGTGTGGAAAACGTGGCTATGGAGGTGGAAGAGAAGGCAGAGATGGGGAATAGATTATTTTCTGAGGTTGTTAATCTGAAAAATGGGAGCTTGATGGTGGATGATGGTTCTCAAGCTAATAGTTCATTTGTTTTGAATCACCCTGTGACTGATGTTACGAGTTATGAAGCATACACAAAGGTTGTCAAGAGTGCTGAGAACCGGACTTCTAAACTGAAAGACAAAGGCTTTGGTGATGTTGTGAAAGAGAGAGGCCGTGCTTTACTGCGaagcttgttttctttttctttttcgttttggaAACAAAATGAAGAACCAGTAGAG GATGTACGACGTGAAGCATTTCTGCCTCTTTCTAGAGAGGAGGAAACAATGGTCAAGCGTGCATTCTCGGCTAGTGACCC GACCATCTTGGTTGCACATGAGAACTCGAATATTGACATTACAGGGAAAATCCTGAGGTGTCTTAAACCAGGTGAATGGTTGAATGATGAG GTCATTAATCTTTATATGGTATTGCTGAAAGAAAGGGAAGCTAGAGAACCaaagaagtttctaaaatgTCATTTTTTCAATACATTTTTCTTCACTAAG TTAGTTAATTCGAGGACTGGATACAACTACGGCGCAGTCAGGAGATGGACTTCAGTGAAGAGGTTGGGCTACTATCTCAAAGACTGTGACAAG ATATTTATCCCTATCCATAAGAACATCCACTGGACTTTGGCTGTAATAAATATAAAGGACCGGAAACTCCAGTATCTCGACTCATTCAAAGGAAGGGAACCTAAAATACTCGATGCACTG GCTAGATATTTTGTGGATGAAGTTAATGACAAGAGTAAAGTAGACCTTGATGTAAGTGGATGGAGACAAGAATTTGTCCAGGACCTTCCAATGCAGAGAAATGG ATACGATTGTGGAATATTTATGCTGAAATACATAGACTTCTACAGCAGAGGTCTGGATCTTTGTTTCACTCAG GAACAAATGCCATATTTCCGGGATAGGACAGCGAAGGAGATTCTGCAACTGAAAGCTGAGTGA
- the LOC104728629 gene encoding uncharacterized protein LOC104728629 — protein sequence MYQDRQGVVGGGGGGGGSAPHGIILVVVVALVVLVPFFIGDGGEAITDAIAELLSPVGLLLLPIVLLLVIQFLSSERGSFVSAIFSTGEPESIHRVSGSPVGVALFLVLILFLLYNRFSIFGGNDDSDD from the coding sequence ATGTATCAAGATCGACAAGGCGTtgtaggaggaggaggcggcggTGGCGGATCTGCGCCACACGGAATCATACTCGTCGTCGTCGTTGCATTGGTTGTACTCGTTCCGTTCTTCATCGGAGACGGTGGTGAAGCCATTACAGATGCGATCGCAGAGCTTCTAAGTCCGGTGGGACTTCTCTTGCTTCCCATCGTCCTCCTCCTCGTCATCCAGTTTCTCTCGTCGGAACGTGGTTCTTTCGTCTCGGCCATTTTCTCCACCGGAGAACCCGAGTCGATTCACCGTGTTAGTGGTTCTCCCGTCGGTGTCGCTCTGTTCCTCGTACTCATCTTGTTCTTACTCTACAACCGCTTCTCCATCTTCGGCGGAAACGATGACTCCGATGACTGA
- the LOC104728794 gene encoding ubiquitin-like-specific protease 1A isoform X1 yields the protein MSNHKRSGGLNPCENFSFFSLLRSSRVMAPGNYRYPEVKSPLRRQVHGPSRILKSGLSSMTRGVGRDLSTRQVSGNGFGASFLTRNYDLFKRNAIDLPLPYRTDREVTDADDECKDVEMISTDTSMESVENVAMEVEEKAEMGNRLFSEVVNLKNGSLMVDDGSQANSSFVLNHPVTDVTSYEAYTKVVKSAENRTSKLKDKGFGDVVKERGRALLRSLFSFSFSFWKQNEEPVEDVRREAFLPLSREEETMVKRAFSASDPTILVAHENSNIDITGKILRCLKPGEWLNDEVINLYMVLLKEREAREPKKFLKCHFFNTFFFTKLVNSRTGYNYGAVRRWTSVKRLGYYLKDCDKIFIPIHKNIHWTLAVINIKDRKLQYLDSFKGREPKILDALARYFVDEVNDKSKVDLDVSGWRQEFVQDLPMQRNGYDCGIFMLKYIDFYSRGLDLCFTQEQMPYFRDRTAKEILQLKAE from the exons ATGAGTAACCACAAACGCAGCGGTGGTTTAAACCCTTGTGAAAACTTCAGTTTCTTCAGCTTATTACGTTCATCAAGAGTCATGGCTCCTGGAAATTACCGTTACCCAGAAGTGAAATCTCCGTTGCGGAGACAAGTTCATGGGCCTTCGCGGATTCTGAAGAGCGGCCTCTCTTCTATGACAAGAGGGGTAGGTCGGGATCTTAGCACACGGCAGGTTTCTGGTAATGGGTTTGGAGCTTCTTTTCTCACAAGGAACTATGACTTGTTTAAAAGAAATGCAATTGATTTGCCTTTGCCTTATAGAACGGATAGAGAAGTGACTGATGCTGACGATGAGTGTAAAGATGTGGAAATGATATCTACTGATACTAGTATGGAGAGTGTGGAAAACGTGGCTATGGAGGTGGAAGAGAAGGCAGAGATGGGGAATAGATTATTTTCTGAGGTTGTTAATCTGAAAAATGGGAGCTTGATGGTGGATGATGGTTCTCAAGCTAATAGTTCATTTGTTTTGAATCACCCTGTGACTGATGTTACGAGTTATGAAGCATACACAAAGGTTGTCAAGAGTGCTGAGAACCGGACTTCTAAACTGAAAGACAAAGGCTTTGGTGATGTTGTGAAAGAGAGAGGCCGTGCTTTACTGCGaagcttgttttctttttctttttcgttttggaAACAAAATGAAGAACCAGTAGAG GATGTACGACGTGAAGCATTTCTGCCTCTTTCTAGAGAGGAGGAAACAATGGTCAAGCGTGCATTCTCGGCTAGTGACCC GACCATCTTGGTTGCACATGAGAACTCGAATATTGACATTACAGGGAAAATCCTGAGGTGTCTTAAACCAGGTGAATGGTTGAATGATGAG GTCATTAATCTTTATATGGTATTGCTGAAAGAAAGGGAAGCTAGAGAACCaaagaagtttctaaaatgTCATTTTTTCAATACATTTTTCTTCACTAAG TTAGTTAATTCGAGGACTGGATACAACTACGGCGCAGTCAGGAGATGGACTTCAGTGAAGAGGTTGGGCTACTATCTCAAAGACTGTGACAAG ATATTTATCCCTATCCATAAGAACATCCACTGGACTTTGGCTGTAATAAATATAAAGGACCGGAAACTCCAGTATCTCGACTCATTCAAAGGAAGGGAACCTAAAATACTCGATGCACTG GCTAGATATTTTGTGGATGAAGTTAATGACAAGAGTAAAGTAGACCTTGATGTAAGTGGATGGAGACAAGAATTTGTCCAGGACCTTCCAATGCAGAGAAATGG ATACGATTGTGGAATATTTATGCTGAAATACATAGACTTCTACAGCAGAGGTCTGGATCTTTGTTTCACTCAG GAACAAATGCCATATTTCCGGGATAGGACAGCGAAGGAGATTCTGCAACTGAAAGCTGAGTGA